One genomic segment of Arachis duranensis cultivar V14167 chromosome 4, aradu.V14167.gnm2.J7QH, whole genome shotgun sequence includes these proteins:
- the LOC107484866 gene encoding uncharacterized protein LOC107484866: MDSSGSLAMMRSKHISRKIFEYKQKSRNPKSPFFYAIIFAIVFIFCYVQSKYSNSRILYFNSTNHGTDSSSFEESTTSDSANYDPLIPPANASREVRMAWFRTQIPKLELLHSTTLSQQFHDRVTGFLNKGCSVLFHIIWFSPAKHFGKREFLTMDTFFKAHPDGCLIVVSRSMDTDSGYATLKPLIDRGFKVGAITPDVPFLVKDTPAEAWLELIKSGNRDPGDIPLSQNLSNLVRLAMLYKYGGGYMDTDIIVLKDFLDLRNAIGAQSLDFTTKQWNRLNNAVMMFDNNHPVVWEFLQEFSTTFNGNKWGNNGPYLVSRVMARLEGHNITILPPKAFYPVDWNGIGKLYKKPEGELESRWVESQIDELSNGESYAVHLWNKRSKNLAIEEGSVMARLVSTHCVVCDTITT; this comes from the coding sequence ATGGATTCATCTGGCTCTTTGGCAATGATGCGTTCTAAACATATATCAAGGAAGATCTTTGAATACAAACAGAAAAGCCGCAACCCAAAATCACCATTCTTCTATGCCATTATCTTTGCAATAGTATTCATCTTCTGCTATGTTCAAAGCAAATACTCAAATTCTAGAATCCTTTACTTCAATTCAACAAATCATGGAACAGATTCATCATCATTTGAAGAGTCAACAACTAGTGATTCAGCAAACTATGACCCTCTTATTCCACCGGCAAATGCATCAAGAGAAGTAAGAATGGCATGGTTCAGAACACAGATTCCTAAGCTAGAGTTACTACACTCTACAACATTGTCACAACAATTTCATGATAGAGTCACCGGTTTCTTGAACAAAGGTTGCTCTGTTCTGTTCCACATTATATGGTTTTCGCCGGCGAAACACTTTGGGAAAAGAGAATTTCTTACCATGGACACATTCTTTAAAGCCCACCCGGACGGGTGCTTAATAGTTGTGTCAAGATCAATGGACACCGACAGTGGATATGCAACTTTGAAGCCGTTGATTGATCGCGGCTTCAAAGTTGGCGCCATAACTCCGGACGTGCCCTTCTTGGTTAAGGACACGCCGGCGGAGGCTTGGCTTGAACTGATCAAGAGTGGTAACAGAGATCCTGGAGACATTCCTCTGTCTCAAAACCTGTCGAATCTTGTTCGGCTCGCGATGTTGTACAAATATGGAGGCGGTTACATGGACACAGACATCATAGTGCTAAAAGATTTCTTGGACTTGAGGAATGCAATTGGAGCACAAAGTCTTGACTTCACTACCAAGCAATGGAATAGGTTAAACAATGCGGTTATGATGTTTGACAATAACCATCCTGTTGTGTGGGAATTTTTACAGGAATTCTCCACTACTTTCAATGGGAACAAATGGGGTAACAATGGACCATACTTGGTGTCGAGGGTTATGGCGCGGCTCGAAGGCCATAACATTACTATTTTGCCACCTAAGGCCTTCTACCCTGTGGATTGGAATGGAATTGGGAAGCTTTACAAGAAACCGGAAGGCGAATTGGAATCAAGATGGGTGGAAAGCCAGATTGATGAACTTTCTAATGGTGAGAGCTATGCTGTGCATTTgtggaacaagagaagcaagaATTTGGCCATTGAAGAGGGAAGTGTCATGGCAAGATTAGTATCCACTCACTGTGTTGTTTGTGATACCATAACAACATAA
- the LOC107484867 gene encoding uncharacterized protein LOC107484867, whose product MGSKQMTQTIFEYKLKSRNPKTPHFYATIFVGVLIFTFVESMYSNSKIHYFNLKSHVTDTAPQFGYSENNVVMAEEQKSEEAENYDPLIPPDNVSRDERIEWFRRQLPEIEVLKSTTLSQQFHSRVFNFLNKGCSVLHHIIWMSPARSFGKREFLTLDSFFKANPDGCLLIVSRSMDSPCGYAILKPLLDRGFKIQAVTPDLPFLVKDTPAKPWLEQINSGTKDPGYVPLSNNLSNLIRLTILYKYGGVYMDTDIIVLRDFSNLRNTIGAQSLDPVTRHWVILNNGVMIFDINHPILLEFMQEFATTFNGNKWGYNGPQLVQRVIERMGGIEGFNLTILPPRAFYPVDRVRAWRFLKKPQDESESRWVENQLNDLSGREIYSVHLWNKRTKDLEIEEGSVVAKLISNHCVVCDGIMKA is encoded by the coding sequence ATGGGTTCTAAACAAATGACCCAAACAATCTTTGAATACAAGCTAAAGAGCCGCAACCCAAAAACACCACACTTCTATGCAACCATATTTGTTGGGGTCCTCATTTTCACTTTTGTTGAGAGCATGTACTCAAATTCCAAGATCCATTACTTCAACCTCAAAAGTCATGTTACTGACACAGCACCACAATTTGGATATTCCGAGAACAACGTTGTGATGGCAGAAGAACAGAAATCTGAAGAAGCAGAAAACTATGACCCTCTGATTCCCCCTGACAATGTTTCAAGAGATGAAAGGATTGAATGGTTCAGAAGACAGCTCCCTGAGATAGAGGTTCTAAAGTCAACAACATTATCACAACAATTTCATAGCAGAGTCTTCAATTTCCTCAACAAAGGTTGTTCAGTGTTGCACCACATCATATGGATGTCCCCAGCAAGATCCTTTGGCAAGAGAGAGTTTCTCACACTGGACTCATTCTTTAAGGCCAATCCGGATGGATGCTTGCTTATTGTGTCCCGGTCCATGGACTCGCCATGTGGATACGCAATCTTGAAGCCACTGCTTGACCGGGGGTTCAAAATCCAGGCCGTGACGCCGGATTTGCCTTTTTTGGTTAAGGACACGCCGGCTAAGCCGTGGCTTGAACAGATCAATAGTGGCACTAAAGATCCAGGATATGTACCATTGTCCAATAATTTGTCCAATCTTATCAGATTAacaattttatacaaatatggAGGAGTGTATATGGACACTGACATTATAGTACTAAGAGATTTCTCTAATTTGAGGAACACAATTGGTGCACAAAGTTTAGACCCTGTGACTAGACATTGGGTCATATTAAATAATGGAGTTATGATTTTTGACATTAACCATCCAATTTTGTTGGAGTTTATGCAGGAGTTTGCAACAACTTTCAATGGGAATAAATGGGGATATAATGGGCCTCAATTGGTTCAGAGGGTTATAGAAAGAATGGGAGGAATTGAAGGGTTTAATCTTACAATTTTGCCTCCTAGGGCATTCTATCCTGTGGATAGGGTTAGGGCTTGGAGGTTTTTGAAGAAGCCACAAGATGAATCCGAATCAAGGTGGGTGGAAAATCAACTGAATGATTTGTCTGGTAGAGAGATCTACAGTGTGCATTTGTGGAACAAGAGAACAAAAGATTTGGAGATTGAAGAGGGAAGTGTTGTGGCTAAATTGATTTCGAATCACTGTGTTGTTTGTGATGGGATTATGAAAGCTTAG